One Streptomyces sp. CNQ-509 DNA window includes the following coding sequences:
- a CDS encoding RIP metalloprotease, with protein sequence MTTLMTILGIVVFALGLLVSIAWHEFGHLSTAKMFGIRVPQYMVGFGPTMFSRKKGETEYGIKWIPLGGYIRMIGMFPPGEDGRVQQRSTSPFRGMIEDARQAAYEELEPGDEKRLFYTRAPWKRVVVMFAGPFMNLVLAVVVFVGVMMTFGIATQTTTVGSVSDCVIKAESVAENPDRKCSDADPAAPAKKAGLERGDRIVAFNGRPVGDWETLQKSIRETIGPATVTVERDGKRVDLHPTLTENTVSKSDGDGGYVDGEYVKAGFLGFTPATGVVKQDFGQSVDRMGDMVVNGFDALIALPSKVPDLWDAAFQGEERKEDSPVGVVGAARVGGEVLNLDIPPEQRVASMLLLVAGFNLSLFLFNMLPLLPLDGGHIAGALWESVRRAFARVFRRPDPGPFDVAKLMPVAYVVAGVFICFTLLVLVADVVNPVKLTG encoded by the coding sequence ATGACGACACTCATGACGATTCTCGGCATCGTCGTCTTCGCCCTCGGGCTCCTCGTCTCCATCGCCTGGCACGAGTTCGGCCACCTCAGCACGGCCAAGATGTTCGGCATCCGCGTCCCGCAGTACATGGTCGGCTTCGGCCCCACGATGTTCTCCCGCAAGAAGGGGGAGACCGAGTACGGCATCAAGTGGATCCCGCTCGGCGGCTACATCCGCATGATCGGGATGTTCCCGCCGGGCGAGGACGGGCGGGTACAGCAGCGCTCCACCTCGCCGTTCCGCGGGATGATCGAGGACGCCAGGCAGGCGGCGTACGAGGAGCTGGAGCCCGGCGACGAGAAGCGGCTGTTCTACACGCGGGCCCCGTGGAAGCGGGTCGTCGTGATGTTCGCCGGGCCGTTCATGAACCTGGTGCTGGCCGTCGTGGTGTTCGTCGGCGTGATGATGACGTTCGGCATCGCCACCCAGACCACGACCGTCGGCTCGGTCTCCGACTGCGTGATCAAGGCCGAGTCGGTCGCCGAGAACCCGGACCGCAAGTGCAGCGACGCCGACCCCGCCGCGCCCGCGAAGAAGGCGGGGCTGGAGCGCGGCGACCGGATCGTGGCGTTCAACGGCCGCCCGGTCGGCGACTGGGAGACCCTGCAGAAGAGCATCCGCGAGACCATCGGCCCGGCCACCGTCACCGTCGAGCGCGACGGCAAGCGCGTCGACCTGCACCCCACGCTCACCGAGAACACGGTCAGCAAGAGCGACGGCGACGGCGGCTACGTCGACGGCGAGTACGTGAAGGCCGGCTTCCTCGGCTTCACCCCCGCCACCGGCGTGGTCAAGCAGGACTTCGGCCAGTCCGTGGACCGCATGGGCGACATGGTGGTCAACGGCTTCGACGCGCTGATCGCGCTGCCTTCCAAGGTTCCCGACCTGTGGGACGCGGCGTTCCAGGGCGAGGAGCGCAAGGAGGACTCGCCGGTCGGCGTCGTCGGCGCGGCCCGGGTCGGCGGCGAGGTGCTGAACCTCGACATCCCGCCGGAGCAGCGGGTGGCATCGATGCTGCTGCTGGTGGCGGGCTTCAACCTGTCACTGTTCCTCTTCAACATGCTGCCGCTGCTGCCGCTGGACGGCGGGCACATCGCGGGGGCGCTGTGGGAGTCGGTGCGGCGCGCGTTCGCGCGGGTCTTCCGGCGACCGGATCCCGGGCCCTTCGACGTCGCCAAGCTGATGCCGGTGGCGTACGTGGTCGCCGGGGTGTTCATCTGCTTCACGCTGCTGGTGCTCGTCGCGGACGTGGTGAACCCGGTGAAGCTCACCGGGTGA
- the ispG gene encoding flavodoxin-dependent (E)-4-hydroxy-3-methylbut-2-enyl-diphosphate synthase, with translation MTAVSLGMPSVPLKMAERRASRTLHVGSVAVGGDAPVSVQSMTTTRTSDIGATLQQIAELTASGCQIVRVACPTQDDADALPVIAGKSQIPVIADIHFQPKYVYAAIDAGCAAVRVNPGNIKKFDDQVKQIARAASAAGTPIRIGVNAGSLDRRLLAKYGKATPEALVESALWECSLFEEYGFTDIKISVKHNDPVVMVNAYRQLAAQCDYPLHLGVTEAGPAFQGTIKSAVAFGALLGEGIGDTIRVSLSAPPVEEVKVGIQILESLGLRERRLEIVSCPSCGRAQVDVYKLADEVTAGLDGMEVPLRVAVMGCVVNGPGEAREADLGVASGNGKGQIFVKGEVIKTVPESKIVETLIEEAMKIADRMEADGTAAGEPEVTVG, from the coding sequence ATGACTGCCGTTTCGCTGGGAATGCCGTCCGTTCCGCTGAAGATGGCCGAGCGCAGGGCGAGTCGGACGCTGCACGTCGGTTCCGTCGCCGTCGGCGGCGATGCGCCGGTCTCCGTCCAGTCGATGACCACCACCCGCACCTCCGACATCGGCGCCACCCTCCAGCAGATCGCCGAGCTGACCGCCTCCGGCTGCCAGATCGTCCGGGTCGCCTGCCCCACGCAGGACGACGCCGACGCGCTGCCCGTGATCGCCGGGAAGTCGCAGATCCCCGTCATCGCGGACATCCACTTCCAGCCGAAGTACGTCTACGCCGCGATCGACGCCGGCTGCGCCGCGGTCCGGGTGAACCCGGGCAACATCAAGAAGTTCGACGACCAGGTCAAGCAGATCGCCCGGGCGGCCTCCGCCGCCGGCACCCCCATCCGTATCGGGGTGAACGCGGGCTCGCTCGACCGGCGGCTGCTCGCGAAGTACGGCAAGGCCACCCCGGAGGCGCTGGTCGAGTCCGCGCTGTGGGAGTGCTCGCTCTTCGAGGAGTACGGCTTCACGGACATCAAGATCTCGGTGAAGCACAACGACCCGGTCGTCATGGTCAACGCCTACCGGCAGCTCGCCGCCCAGTGCGACTACCCGCTGCACCTCGGCGTCACTGAGGCGGGACCCGCCTTCCAGGGCACCATCAAGTCCGCCGTCGCCTTCGGTGCGCTCCTCGGCGAGGGCATCGGCGACACGATCCGCGTCTCCCTCTCCGCCCCGCCGGTGGAGGAGGTCAAGGTCGGCATCCAGATCCTGGAGTCCCTCGGCCTGCGCGAGCGCCGGCTGGAGATCGTCTCCTGCCCCTCCTGCGGCCGCGCCCAGGTCGACGTCTACAAGCTCGCCGACGAGGTCACCGCCGGTCTGGACGGCATGGAGGTGCCGCTGCGCGTCGCCGTCATGGGCTGCGTCGTCAACGGTCCCGGCGAGGCCCGCGAGGCCGACCTCGGCGTCGCCTCCGGCAACGGCAAGGGCCAGATCTTCGTGAAGGGAGAGGTCATCAAGACCGTCCCCGAGTCGAAGATCGTCGAGACGCTCATCGAGGAGGCGATGAAGATCGCCGACCGGATGGAGGCCGATGGCACCGCTGCCGGCGAGCCGGAGGTCACCGTCGGCTGA
- a CDS encoding GNAT family N-acetyltransferase yields MLTTTTTRLLEPAELDAARAVLDREPVANAFVASRVAVAGLDPWRLGGELWGWYAGGRLESLCYAGANLVPVCATPEAVRGFAERARRAGRRCSSIVGLAEPTAELWSLLEPAWGPAREVRARQPLMVTTSMPAEVEPDPLVRRIRKDEMDLIMPACVAMFTEEVGISPLAGDGGLLYQARVAELVGGGRSFARVEDGEVVFKAEIGAATAHACQIQGVWVAPEHRGRGLSEIGLAAVLRYALREVAPVVSLYVNDFNTVARAAYRRVGFREVGAFMSVLF; encoded by the coding sequence GTGTTGACGACCACCACCACCCGGCTGCTGGAGCCCGCGGAGCTCGACGCCGCCCGTGCCGTGCTCGACCGCGAACCGGTCGCCAACGCGTTCGTCGCCTCCCGCGTCGCCGTCGCGGGGCTCGATCCCTGGCGGCTCGGCGGTGAGCTGTGGGGCTGGTATGCGGGCGGGCGGCTGGAGTCCCTCTGCTACGCCGGCGCCAACCTCGTGCCCGTCTGCGCCACCCCCGAGGCGGTCCGCGGCTTCGCCGAGCGCGCCCGGCGCGCGGGACGCCGCTGCTCCTCGATCGTCGGCCTGGCCGAGCCCACCGCCGAGTTGTGGTCCCTGCTGGAGCCGGCCTGGGGACCGGCGCGCGAGGTGCGGGCGCGGCAGCCGCTGATGGTCACCACCTCGATGCCCGCGGAGGTCGAGCCCGACCCGCTGGTCCGCCGCATCCGCAAGGACGAGATGGACCTGATCATGCCCGCGTGCGTGGCCATGTTCACCGAGGAGGTCGGGATCTCGCCGCTCGCCGGCGACGGCGGGCTGCTGTACCAGGCGCGGGTCGCGGAACTGGTGGGCGGCGGCCGTTCCTTCGCGCGCGTGGAGGACGGCGAGGTCGTCTTCAAGGCGGAGATCGGCGCCGCGACGGCCCACGCGTGCCAGATCCAGGGCGTGTGGGTGGCACCGGAGCACCGCGGGCGCGGGCTGTCGGAGATCGGCCTCGCGGCCGTCCTGCGGTACGCGCTGCGCGAGGTGGCGCCGGTGGTCAGCCTGTACGTGAACGACTTCAACACGGTGGCGCGCGCGGCGTATCGCCGGGTGGGCTTCCGCGAGGTCGGGGCGTTCATGAGCGTGCTGTTCTGA